A stretch of DNA from Desulfosarcina ovata subsp. ovata:
GTTTGTGAGTACCCTGTGCGCGGCGCAAGTACCCGAAGCGAAACTGGAGTTGTTTGCCCGTGCGGTAAACACATTTCCCGGCGTGACCCATAATTATCTGCGGGATAATGCTTTCAATGTATGGTTTACTTTTATCGCCCCCTCCAAGACGATCATCACTGACCACCTGGCGCGAATTGCCAAGCGGACCGGGGTGACACGAATTCTCAACCTGCCGGCCACGCATGTTTTTAAGATCAAGGCCAAATTCGATTTGTAGATAGTGTCCATCCAGAAATAGGCAAATTTGGTTGAGATCAAGGCGCCCGAAAAATTTTACCACAGGCATATGGTTGATATTCCGAGGATAAAATTTTTCGCGCAACGCCGATATCGGGCAAATTGGTCATTTCTGGATGAACACTAGATAACGGTGCCGCCCGGTTGCTCCGGGGGGATCGGCCGACAAGGCCAGGCGTAGCGGTGAAGCCCTTATGGCCGGTCGCTGAGAATACTTTCTATTTTTTCGGAGAGGTCGGCGATCTGGTAGGGTTTCTGGATGACCGATGACGGCGGCGTGTCGCCGAACTGGCTGATCACCTGATCCACTGCCAGCCCGCTGGCAATAATGACCGGTATTTCGGGCCTAAGTTCCCTCAGGCGGTTGAACGTGGCCTTACCGTCCATTACGGGCATGGTCAGGTCCAGCACGACACAGCCAATGGCTTCACCGTGCCTGGCGAATTCTTCCACGGCCTTTTCGCCGCTGAGTGCGGTAATTACATGATGGCCCAATCGCTGGAGAATGGCTTTGCCCACTTCCAGCACCATCTTCTCATCATCGACCAGTAAAACCGTACGGCGCTTGGAAACATCGCCGTGGGCATCGTTATTCATCACACTGTCCTTGTATTGATTTGGTGACCGATGGATTCTCCGCAACGGATTGGAAAGGCCCAGCGCTTTTCAGCGACACCATCGTCAAATATCATAATAGTTTAAAAATTAAAGGATTTCAAATTTAAAATAATGATCTCACTATTATAAACCATAAGGTGCCGGCTATGTGAAAAAATTAAGATCGTAGAACACCGGCTTGCCTATCCGGATTCCATCCAGATCGATGTGGACATCATAGACCAGGATCTCGACGCCGTTTTCGGCCGCCTCGCGCAGTTTCCGGCCGTAGTCGGGATCGATTCGGTCCTCAGGGGCGAAACGGTCGGCATCCATGCGTTGGACCAGAAAAAACATGGCGCAACGATATCCATCGGCAACCAGCCGCTGCAGTTCCATCAGATGTTTCTGCCCCCGGACGGTCACCGCATCGGGAAACGTGGCCAGGCCGTCGTTCACCAGCGTACAGTTCTTTACCTCCACATAACAGGGCCGGCGATCCGGCGACTCGAGGAAAATATCGATACGGGAGTTTTTGCCTGCTTTCACCTCGCGCCGGACCGATGCATACCCGTCAAGTTCGGTGATCTGGCCGGCGGCAATGGCATGGGCGGTCAGGCGGTTGGGAATCTGGGTGTTGACGCCGACCAGGGAGGTTGGCATGTCGATCAGCTCCCAGGTGTACTTGAGTTTGCGCCGTGGGTTGTCGTGAAAAGAGAGGTAGACCCGGCGTCCGGGGTCGCAGCAGGCCTTCATGCTTCCCGAGTTGGGGCAGTGGGCGGTAACGATCCGCCCATCTTTCAGGCGAACATCGGCCAAAAATCGTTTGTAGCGTTTGATCAGTGTTCCTTCGATCAACGGCGGCCAGGCAATGGCGCCGCGCTCAATGGATGCTTCGGTGCCTGCCACAGCACTCCTTTCCGTTGCTTCAGAAGATTTCTTGCGGCATGCCATTGAAAAGAATGTTCAGGATATCGTCTTTGGAAAAGTAATCTCCGCTGCCGATCCCCGGACACGCTTTTTGGGTGGCCTTCCAATGGGTCTCGGATCGCAGGTTGCGAAACCAGAAGGGAAAGGTGCGGCACTGGGTCGGGCGCACGGGGTAGACGCGACAGCCGTCCTCGAAAAAAAGACAGCGGCCGTCCTCTGTCTCATTGATCCGGTAGCCATCTTCCCAGGGCGTCAAATAGGTTTCGATCACCCGAGATACCGGCAGGCCCAGATACGCGGCAATCGCTGCGGTTTCCCTCGCATTGACGTGTACGATCCCCGGTGCCCCGGTGCAACACGTGCCGCACCGCCGGCAGGTGAAGCGAATGCCGGTATCGAAAAAATAGGGCCGTTGCGCCAGCCGATTCAACATTCACTCCCTGTTCCTTTAAGATCCGCCCGATAAATGAAGGGGCTTGCCTGCCGCGACTTTTACCAGAAGCCGCGCGGCAAAGTCAAACCGGGTTGCCGCCATCCAGCTCTGACGCATGAATAAAAAGAATCAGGGGTTGGTCACGATTAGGGCCCCACTTTTCATCACCCGGCTAACGTCTTCACACTTTTATGACCAAGATTTGCTCCTCAGACAATTGTCATGACATAATCTCAATTATGTCTGACCGTGGACTCCCATCTCTTCCAGGCTTGAGAGGCTGTTTCGCTTTGTTTTGGTACGGCTACTGCTACACCAACCGAAGCTGAAAAGGGGCGGCCAGACGAATTTCCAGCCATTCATAATCCAACCAGGGGTTGGCTATGGTCTCGCGAATAAAGCGAATAAGGCCTCGCACGCCGGTATCTTTGACGACCTTGGCCAGCCGTTCCGAATAGCGAGCCAAAACGTTGAACATATGGCCCAGACGCATTAAATAGTGATATCCCTTCATGACATTCCAGTTATACGAAAAGCAGTGCTCATAGCGATATCCATGATGTTTTTCAACCAGGATACCGGTTTCGATGCCCCAGCGCGCGCGTGCGCCCAGATTGCACCGTTCGTGAAGATTAAACCGGTTCAACGGTTTGCTGGACAGCCACACGTGTCGGCTGCTTTTGTCCTCCAATTGCCCGGTTTGCGGGTTAACCTGTTGCCAGCGCTCTTGGCATTCGACGACGTGCAGGATTTGGCTTTTTTTATCGTTCGGACCAAACCGA
This window harbors:
- the sfsA gene encoding DNA/RNA nuclease SfsA, which codes for MAGTEASIERGAIAWPPLIEGTLIKRYKRFLADVRLKDGRIVTAHCPNSGSMKACCDPGRRVYLSFHDNPRRKLKYTWELIDMPTSLVGVNTQIPNRLTAHAIAAGQITELDGYASVRREVKAGKNSRIDIFLESPDRRPCYVEVKNCTLVNDGLATFPDAVTVRGQKHLMELQRLVADGYRCAMFFLVQRMDADRFAPEDRIDPDYGRKLREAAENGVEILVYDVHIDLDGIRIGKPVFYDLNFFT
- a CDS encoding YkgJ family cysteine cluster protein — translated: MLNRLAQRPYFFDTGIRFTCRRCGTCCTGAPGIVHVNARETAAIAAYLGLPVSRVIETYLTPWEDGYRINETEDGRCLFFEDGCRVYPVRPTQCRTFPFWFRNLRSETHWKATQKACPGIGSGDYFSKDDILNILFNGMPQEIF
- a CDS encoding response regulator, producing the protein MNNDAHGDVSKRRTVLLVDDEKMVLEVGKAILQRLGHHVITALSGEKAVEEFARHGEAIGCVVLDLTMPVMDGKATFNRLRELRPEIPVIIASGLAVDQVISQFGDTPPSSVIQKPYQIADLSEKIESILSDRP
- a CDS encoding AsnC family transcriptional regulator, which translates into the protein MKIMLDPLDKAILNRIQTRFPLSPRPFAVIAEELATTEKEVLERVARLKADGIIRRIGGNFVPGKVGFVSTLCAAQVPEAKLELFARAVNTFPGVTHNYLRDNAFNVWFTFIAPSKTIITDHLARIAKRTGVTRILNLPATHVFKIKAKFDL